aacttatgacatcacagaatgtgattaaatagttcaaaacgcgttatcttctatacatgatcaacttatgacatcacagaatgtgattaaatAGTTCAAAACGCGTTATCTTCTGTTCATGATCGCTACTATAGCCAATCACAGAAGGTGAATAAGACCCTCACAATTCTATCTTCTTCGCACTTCTCATTTGTATTACCACAGAGTATcggaaataattgaaatttgttatttagGATTTTTTAATGTACTAACTTTCCTTAAAATAACTTCCGTTTTTGATAAATTGTAAAACTACAAATCGAAATGGGGAAGCTAACCGACCCGATTCAGAGCAATCCCAAATATATGAAGTAAAGTCCtcaaaaaatgatatgaaaatattaacttaaaccAGAACATAACCACTTAAAGCCGACCCTATCTCTCTGTTCAGATATGATGTGATAAACACACATTTCTTTTTTGACTTAAGTCACGTTTAATATTGGATTAGGTgacatgtaaaatatatcatgttctTGTTATTATATATCCGAATTTAAATATAGATTATTGTGTcctgtatcttgtatcttgtgctaataataaaaatttaagATATCGGAAAAATTGTGTCACCAATCGTAATGTGACATGTATCAAATATACAAATCTACCAGCATTATAAACCACACACGGCAATGAATTATTTAAGTACACGCATATATTTGGTTATATAAAGAGCGGTCTAAAAGGATGAAAGTGCACTAGTGGTAAAGGTATCTGCCTTTTACCCAAGAAAATGTAAATTCGAGCACCACCAgggaaacaaacatatgttttatcgaAATGGCGTACTTAACTGATTTTGGAGTGATTAATATCAATTTCACAGATTTCTTCCCAATAGAATTCCTATAAAATCGTTTAAACTTAACAAATCTTTTGTTGAGAAATTCCGGGATTTTATTGTGACTGTAATTCGAAAGATACAAATAACACTGTCGACTGGTTTAAGTTTGacatacttttattttgatattatttagcGCTAAGAATGACTTAAAATGGTagaaatgatatttgtattcGTCAAAACATTCATGAATACCGGAGGGGACACTCTTGTTCCAGTCCAGAACAACaaattgtaattaaattaaaaatgaaatattaaaggtAAACATGCCGTCAAATATACGAACAAATCCGTATATCTACACTCGCAtgaaaatgtacacaaacaCGTACAAAATAAACGTGCACACTCACTCCCTCTCCCTACACACACGTACTCACACGCGCTAACCTTTCCCCCAAACACGTAACCGCACACGCACTCCATCACGACACACATACGTTATCGCACACACTATCCATCTCCACACACACACGTAACAGCACACGCACTCCATCTCCATACACACACGTATAAGCATACGCACTCAATCTCCACGCACACACGTTCGCGCACACGCATTCCAtctacacacacacacgtaagCGCACACGCACTCAATCTCCACACACACACGTAACCGCACACGCACTCCATCTCCACACACACACGTAAGCGCACATGCTCTCCATCTCCACACACAAACGTACGCGCATACGCACTCCATCTCCACACACACACGTAAGCGCACACGCACTCCAtctccacacacacacacgtaagCGCACACGCACTCTATCACCACAAACACACGTAACCGCACACGCACTCCAACTCCACACACACATACGCGCACACGCACTCAATTTCACTACACTTACGTACGCTCACACGCACTCTCCATACACACatacgcgcgcacacacaccaTCTCAATATACTTACGTACGCGCACACGCACTCCATCTCCACACACACATACGCGCACACGCACTCCATTTCACTACACTTACGTACGCTCACACGAATTCCATCTCCACAAACACATACGCGCACACGCATTCCATTTTAATACACTTACGTACACTCACACGCACGCCATCTCCATACACACTTACGCGCACACGCATTCCATTTCAATACACTTACGTACGCTCACACGCACTCCAtctacacacacacatacgcgCATACGCACTCTATCTCAATACACAAATACGCGCATACGCACTCCATCTCCATACAAACAGGTACCCGGACACGCACTCTAACTCCATACACACGCACGTACCCACACCGTCACTCAATCTCCATACATACACACGTACGCGAATACGCTCTCCATCTCCACACCCACACGTTCCTGCACACGCATTTAattttcacacacacacacacacacacacacacacacacacacacgcacacacacacacacacacacacacacacacacacacacactggtACCTGCACACGCACTCCATCCCCACACACATACCCGCAGGCCCAACACATTTGCAGACACACGTATCCGTACACGCACTCCATCTCCGCACACATCGAGGGGTGGAAGCGAagaggttctatctgcttctttatttaatgccCCTCGACATGTACTCGCACTTGCCTTTCCTCTCTCCCACACACGTACCCGCATGCACACTTCCTTTAGCCCACACACGAAGGCGAACAGGCACTCCATCTCCACACACACACGTACCCTCACACGCACTCTATATCTGCACACACACGTACGTGCACACACACTCTTCCACCACCACTCACACATACCCGCACACGCACTCAATAACCACACAAACACGTACCCGCACACGCACTCAATAACCACACAGACAAGTCCTTGCACACGCACTCAATAACCAAACAGACACATACCTGCACACGCACTCAATAATCACACTAACACGTACTTGCTCACGCACTCAATTACCACACAGATACGTACATGCACACGCACTCAATAACCATACAGACACGTACCCGCACACGCACTCAATAACCACACAGACACGTACCTGCACACGCACTCAATAACCACACAAACACGTACCCGCACACGCACTCAATATCCACACAAACACCAACCCGCACACGAACTCAACAACCACACAAACACGTACCCGCACACGCACTCAATAACCACACAAACACGTACTTGCACACGCACGCAATAACCACACAGATACGTACCTGCACATGCACTCAATAACCACACAAACACGTACTTGCACACGCACTCAATTACCACACAGACACGTACATGCACACGCACTTAATAACCACACAGATACGTACCTGCACATGCACTCAATAACCACACAAACACGTACTTGCACACGCACTCAATTACCACACAGACACGTACATGCACACGCACTTAATAACCACACAGACACGTACCTGCACATGCACTCAATAACCACACAAACACGTACTTGCACACGCACTCAATTACCACACAGACACGTACATGCACACGCACTcaataacaacacaaacacGTACCCGCACACGCACTCAATAACCACACAAAAACGTACTTGCACACGCAATCAATAACCACACAAACACGTACCCGACCCGCACACGCATtcaatacacacacaaacacgtaCCTGCACACGCACTCAATAACCACACAAACACGTGCTTTCACACGTACTCAATAACCACACTAACACGTACCCGCACACGCACTCAATAACCACACAAACACGTACCCGCGCACGCCTCAATATCCACACCAACACGTACCCGCACACGCACTCAATATCCACACAAACACGTACCCGCACACGCACTCAATATCCACACAAATACGTACGCGCACACGCACTCAATAACCACACAAACACGTACTTGCACACGCACTCAATAACCACACAAACACGTACCTGCACACGCACTCAATATCCACACAAACACGTACCTGCACACGCACTCAATATCCACACAAACACGTACCTGCACACGCACTCAATATCCATACAAACACGTACCCGCACACGCACTTAATATCCACACAAACACGTACCCGCACACGCACTCAATAACCACACAAACACGTACCCGCACACGCACTCAATATCCACACAAACACGTACCCGCACACGCACTCAATAACCACACAAACACATACCCGCACACGCACTCATTATCCACACAAACACGTACCCGCACACGCACTCAATATCCACACAAACACGTACCCGCACACGCATTCAATAACCACACAAACACGTACCCGCACACGCAATCAATAACCACACATACACGTACCCGCACACGCACTCAATAACCACACAAGCACGTACCCGCACACGTACTCAATAACCACACAAACACGTACCTGCACACGCACTCAATATCCATATGTGTATGACCTTGGTTGTTTGGTGCAAATGCAGAACTGCCAACTCTCTGTTTGTCATCGGCCGTAGGGTAAAATAGCAAAACTGTCACCTGTGTGTAAAACTTCGACCGTCGGTTGAAAGTGCGAAACTGCCAATTGTGTGTATGACCTCGACCTCCTGGTGAATGTGAAACTGCCACCTGAGTGGTCGGCCAACGCGTGAATGTAGGAAACTACCAGCTCTGTGTCTGACGTCAGTAATTGTGTAAAAAAACGAACCTGTCATGTGTGTGTATGACTTCGCCATCGGGTAAAATTGCGAAAACTGCCACCTGTGTGTATGACCTCGGCGATCGAGTAAATGTTCGAAACTGCCACATGTGTGTATAAACTCCGCTGTTGGGCTAATGTGCGGAACTATTACCAGTGTGTATGACTTCAGCCATAGGATGAATGTTCAAAACTGCCACCTGTTTGTATGACATCGGCCGTTGGGTTAAATGACGGAAAGTTAAGTCACCGTATGACTTGAGCAAtggggagggggtgggggtcaCGCGAAACATACAACTAGGTTTATGACCTCTGTCATCTCATGAAGGTGCGAAACTGTCACCTGTGTTATGATAAAGTACTTTTATTTATCGGGTGAAATGCAAACTGCCACCTGTGTGTATGACCTTGATGAGAGTACTTTTACTATTTATCAAGGGGAAGTAAAGcgaataaacaaacattactTAGCTTGAAGGTTTAGTTCCCTTCCATTCACAATCAGGAAGTTATAAACAGGAAGTTGTTAGTTTCGTTTTCAAAAGGTTTATCAATTCATGACCTCTGTTCTGTTTTTTGGACACAGATTATTTGATGGCCACTAAATCTGTCGAAAAACGTGCATTGGACAATACAGTAAACAGATTTCTCCACATTGTTGTAAGTTGATATATATCTCTTTGTACACCTATTTCTTGAAATACTTAACTCAATTGTATTCATCCGAATTATCCAAAATTGTTTACTCGATTTCCCtgttaaatttactttcaaGTTAATTTTTTGAAACCTTGTTCAACAAGAAACATATACATACTTTGTCAAAAAGTCAATGATGCGGATTTTATATGGTCTACAGTACCGTACGACCACCCAACAGTCCAACCAATATTTGTGTATTAGTAGAAGAGGACATTTGACCTCGACCTTTGATCTTCAAAACTCAAATGAATACGGATCGAccatttgtggccacgtagctatacATTCCCTTTTAAAAAggattatattgttttatcgGTACATACATCTTAGtcattttttttggtttgaTCATCAAAGTCAAATAGGTTAAACATTATAAAGcgtaacaattaaaatatagacatatttgtatcaacctatattgtgacCCTTTTAAAGGAAAGTcgtattgatttattttattacgtGTTCTCCTCAAAGTTAAccatttcttcttctttttttctataGTGTTGGATGGTTTCTTGGTGTGCATTTATAGCGCTGCTTCGTGGTGCTCTCCTATATCAATAGTGTATAATAAAAGGATGGAAATGAATAGAAAATGTCAGCAAAACATGAACGAGAGcgatagagagagagagagagagagagagagagagagagagagagagagagagagagagagagagagagagagagagagagagaaagagagagagagagagagagagagagagagagaaagagagagagagagagagagagagagagtgagtGATAAATGAAAAGGAATGGGGAGAAGGACAAAGAGAGATATATATAGAGAGGGACGGGATAAATTgggggggggagagagagagagagagagaaacaAACAGAGGGAGAGAAAATTAGGTGAGATGAGATGGGAGAGAAAGagggggggagagagagagagacagagagagagagagagaggggggatgggtttatatatatttgtatatatatatatatatatagggggAGTAAAAAGAGGGGAAGGAATGGACATAGAGGGGGAGAGGGagaggagagagagagagagagagagagagagagagagagagagagagagagagagagagagagagagagagagagagagagagagagagagagagagagagagagagagagaaagagagagagaaagagggTGAGAGGGGATGGAGAAAGGGACAAAGACTGACAatgcgagagagagagagagagagagagagagagagagagagagagagagagagagagagagagagagagagagagagagagagaaagaggcGAAGGTTAGTACACAGAGAGAGAAACGAAAAGAATGGAATGAGAAAATAGAGGAGGGAGGTGGTTCTTTTGAGAGAGGGGATGCGAGAAAGAAAAGGGTATGTAAAGAGGGAGAGGGGGAGGGAGAGAGTTCCAAGGGGTTAGGGGGGGGGAGATCTAGgaaaaatacaatttcttttCCGTCATAATATCTTAATGGTTAATATTGTAGCTACGCtattttccttaaatatttaaggCTCTCAGAAGGATGGATTCAGTTCCCGGACGAAAGGCACAAATGGCATCTGGGTCGACGCCTGACCTAACCTACTGCCAGCCATGCGCGGAGGACGGCAGGAAAATCCTCTCCGAGGCCTTCTGTCCTGTCTGTAAGGAGTTCCTGTGTTCCATCTGTGCACGAGTACACCGGAACCAGAAAATAACCAAAAGTCACGCCCTCCAGAACCAGAGCAGTATGCCTTCCTCTTTCAGCGGAGAGAGTGAAGATGAAACGTTTACAGAAACATGTCAGCGTCATGCTAAAGAGTGTATCAAATATTACTGTCCGCGTCATGATGCACTTTTGTGTGGGGACTGTTTGATTGAGAATAAAGAGCATCGCTCATGTAAGGTAGAGAAAATTTCGCAAGTGGCAAAACAATACAAGCAGTGTGCAGAATACAGCAACCTTAAAACAGGACTTGTCCAGATGTCCAGTGATATCGGCAAACTTTCACACAACATACAGGCGATCATGAAATCAGTAGAAGAAGAAAGCCTTACAAATATTAATGAGCTTCGCAAGTTCAGAACTGAAATTAACCAGTACCTGGATAAGAGGGAAAACGAACTCTTGGCAGAAATTGATCAGAAGAAACGGACATCCAAGACACTGCTTGATGAACTGAAATCAAAATGCACAAACATGAAATCATCCATTGAGAAACTAAAGTCGGAGATACAAGCACAGGACGACAACAGCAACCAGCTATTAATAGTAGGAAAACGAGCTATAAAAGAGCTAGCAGGTCTCCAGGCAGCCCTGGAAGATGTGAGCAGGAGAAATGAAGTTCCCAGATACAAGTTTCACAGGGACCCCGCAACTGAGCAGTTAATAGCTTCTGAAAAAGCAATAGGAGGGTTGGAAGAGGGCGAATCAACTTCGGGGTTAGTGCATCAACAACGACAACAGCAGACGACGCAGGAACAATGGCAACAGGAGACGatgcaacaacataaaaaacacatgaaaGCTGTATCACAAAAAGGTTTGCGTACAACCACTGACTAATTTGACATTTCCTAAGTAATGCAGTTAATTAGTCTGTTCAAAAGCCTGCCGACGTCTCTCAAGCTAACCAGACACGTTAACGCTAcgttaacaattattttgtaaagtaCACCAAGTGCTAAACGAaagttaaagaataaaatacttcGACAAATAATATTCCGCAAATAAAATTGAGATCCAAATGAACTTAAGgcatatattttgaatgatatataCTTTATTGTTTAGGTATATATACTTAATTTATTTCTATCATAATTTCAGGCGAATCAACTTCGGCGTTAGGGCATCAAGAACGACAACAACAGAAGAAGCAGCAACCACGGCCACCCGCGACGATGCCACAACAACTAAAACACATGCAAGGTGTATCACAAAAAGGTTTGTGTACAACCCCtgaataatttgacattttcttaAGTAATGCAGTTGATGATGCAGTTTTCAAAAGTCTGTAGACGTCGCTGAAGCTAACTAGGCACGTTACgttaaatatattgcattaaacatatatacatgttcatagCAATTACAACATATGCAAAGACATGAATTAAGGCAACAAATTGTTTTAGCAAAAGAGcacaacaatattattaaagGATAAAAAAGGGAAACAACTAGTTTGCATTGTAGATAAACTTTGACAAGTTAATTAGAGTTTTCTCGAACTTTCGGATAATAAATTGACAAGTTTTTGCTTTGTTGGCCATGTGctatactatatatttatatatttggttCTTAATTCTGAATATTTTGCGCATagcaatttcaataatattCACTATCAATCATTCTTTGATAACAGCTGTTACATAATATTTGATGCCTTGGTATTTCGTTCCTAGTTATTTCGTACCATCCGATgtttggtcatttcgtaacctttaGATATTATTTTCGTACTCGACCATTTCGGTCATttcgtaaaatatttatttattttttaagttatgatATACAATACTTAAGAGAATATAGACTTATTAAAGTAACATATATATgaatcttatatgactgatgTTTGAGTTCGATccaaaattagtaaaaaaaatcgtcGTATAAGAATGAAAGTAACTCCAAGCCAAAATAACGCTAGAGATCTATTAATTCATACTTACATTAATCATGAAATTCCTTTATATAATTCCTCGATCTACACTTATTTCTTTCTACCATTTTTACGGTTAGTGACCATGTTGATGGACGATTCGGTACTAGAACTGATACtgattaatgaaaaacatgttataatcAAAGAATATGGTGTTTATGGAATTTTGTCAGTTTGAAACAAACCATGTTAATTGTAGCACTTGATTGCAATTCCAGTCaaaacttgacttgacttgacttgactccAGAAAGGTATTACAATCATTGAAAGATTCCACACGTCTTGAGTAAAAGGAATTAACGGCACTTAAAGTATGTCTAATAAGTACAATATTATATTACCTTTCCTAAAAACAGTATATATTCGCATATTTCTTAACCATGAGTATCCTAAGTCTTGGGGAAAAGGCATAATCGCACCAATTTTAAGAAGGGTGATATAAACGACGCTAATAATTAAAGAGGAATCACTCTTATAAACATCATAGCCAAAATTTACTCACAAATACTccttaatatattaacaaattaGTCCGTTGTGAATAAAAAGCTCacaaaaaatcaatttggtTTTCAGAAAGGGAAATCTATATCTGACTTTATTTTTAATCCCCAGCCACGGAGTGGGGTagggattataggaatgcacttcgtccgtctgtcagtctgtctgtctgttcgtccgtccgtccgtctgtccgtccgtccatctggctgtaacatttcgtgtccgggctataacttacttatgtattgatggattaccatattacttggtacaaatgttgtcctcattgagacgatgtgcagtgaccttgaccttggtccataactcaaaggtcaaggtcacacgatacatttaaaggtcagagtacacatgctcgtgtccgcgctataacttacttatgcattgatggattaccatattacttggaacaaatgttgtcctcattgagacgataagcagtgaccttgacccgggtccatacctcaaaggttcaggtcacacgagacatttaaaggtcagactACTCaggctcgtgtccgcgctatatcttacttatgcattgatggattaccatattatattacttggtacaaatgttgtcctaaTTGAGACGATATGCAGTGTCCTTCAACTTGGttcatacctcaaaggtcaaggtcacacgagacatttaaaggtcagacaGTACACATCCTCGTGACCGCATTATAACTTACTTAtacattgatggattaccatattacttggtacaaatgttgtcctcattgagacgatgtgcagtgaccttgacccgggtccatacctcaaatgtcaaggtcacacgaggcatttaaaggtcagagtacacatgctcgtgtccgcgctataacttacttatgcattgatggattaccatataacttggtacaaatgttgtcctcattgagacaatgtgtagtgaccttgacccgggtcaatacctcaaaggtcaaggtcacacgagacattttaATGTCAGacagtacacatgctcgtgtccgcgctttaacttacttatgcattgaagAATTACCATATTACTCgatacaaatgttgtcctcattgagacgatgtgcagtgaccttgacccgggtccatacctcaaatgtcaaggtcacacgaggcatttaaaggtcagagtacacatgctcgtgtccgtgctataacttacttatgcattgatggattaccatattacttggtacaaatgttgtcctcattgagacgatgtgcagtgaccttgacccgggtccatacctcaatgGTCACGGtcacatctgacatttaaaggtcatagtacacatgcttgtgtccggGTTTTTTAGCATTGTAGACATGTCAATTCTTACTGGACTTATTGaccttatacatttcatgtacttttagcaacaataactgaattTGATCCAAGAACTCGAACCAATTACAATTTGTGCCAGTAATCCATCATGAAGTTTCGGgtccatattatgacaatgctaaatagaggataagatataaatgttaattgaaagtgttaaacaagttgcacaGATTGATACTTAGCGCACTCTACCAAGCAGTATTATTATGTGcaacaagtttaatatttaaaaaaaaacaatggacacaaatgtgataatatatttattacatgtgttttctcttcaaaagcagtaaaacaatgttatgacgtcaccacaatatatatgtttcactttatcgaaaatacttaaggcttgctatttcatcgatgttataaatcaaggactcattttccttcctatttttagccaaaataaccttgacattgatttTACCTACACTGCACACAGtatg
The sequence above is drawn from the Mya arenaria isolate MELC-2E11 chromosome 14, ASM2691426v1 genome and encodes:
- the LOC128216384 gene encoding E3 ubiquitin/ISG15 ligase TRIM25-like yields the protein MATKSVEKRALDNTVNRFLHIVALRRMDSVPGRKAQMASGSTPDLTYCQPCAEDGRKILSEAFCPVCKEFLCSICARVHRNQKITKSHALQNQSSMPSSFSGESEDETFTETCQRHAKECIKYYCPRHDALLCGDCLIENKEHRSCKVEKISQVAKQYKQCAEYSNLKTGLVQMSSDIGKLSHNIQAIMKSVEEESLTNINELRKFRTEINQYLDKRENELLAEIDQKKRTSKTLLDELKSKCTNMKSSIEKLKSEIQAQDDNSNQLLIVGKRAIKELAGLQAALEDVSRRNEVPRYKFHRDPATEQLIASEKAIGGLEEGESTSGLVHQQRQQQTTQEQWQQETMQQHKKHMKAVSQKGESTSALGHQERQQQKKQQPRPPATMPQQLKHMQGVSQKAHFKGSADLSRAKFSRQPDISMKVSGDGSDCFLASVALLAGERLLLVDRYNYSLKLVDTNNNKVVSQVKLSSEPWGMCLLPGDRAAVTLPMEGKIQLVFAQGNTTLQDIVKVGGQCHGIDFCDDNLIVSFTSPAKVMLIDMKGKVKKSVDKNSSGKPLFQFPLYLTVTRESPTPAIYVSDSGTNTITKLSISLEVLQSYQDPTLTSPQGLAAVGDNQLLICGRTSNNILLLDTLTGEITQLLGRGKGKGKGIERPYSVAYCSLRNMLFVTCSALKNWN